A region from the Nocardioides exalbidus genome encodes:
- a CDS encoding response regulator, producing MIRILLADDHTLVRRGVRLILEQEPDLTVVAEAADGAEAVERVRDTEVDLVVLDIAMPRMTGLQAAAEIAARRDPPKILMLSMHDNEQYFFGALKAGASGYVLKSVADEDLVGACRSAMRGETFLYPGAESTLVRDYLDRLRRGERVPTSVLTAREDQVLKLIAEGRSSREIAKELHIALKTVEGHRANILGKLGMRDRVELTRYAIRAGLIEP from the coding sequence ATGATCCGGATCCTGCTGGCCGACGACCACACGCTCGTCCGGCGCGGCGTGCGCCTCATCCTCGAGCAGGAGCCCGACCTCACCGTGGTGGCCGAGGCCGCGGACGGGGCCGAGGCCGTCGAGCGCGTGCGCGACACCGAGGTCGACCTCGTCGTGCTCGACATCGCGATGCCGCGCATGACCGGACTCCAGGCGGCCGCCGAGATCGCCGCCCGCCGCGACCCGCCGAAGATCCTCATGCTGTCGATGCACGACAACGAGCAGTACTTCTTCGGCGCGCTCAAGGCCGGCGCCAGCGGCTACGTCCTCAAGTCCGTGGCCGACGAGGACCTCGTCGGCGCCTGCCGCTCGGCGATGCGCGGCGAGACCTTCCTCTACCCCGGCGCCGAGAGCACGCTCGTGCGCGACTACCTCGACCGGCTGCGCCGCGGCGAGCGCGTGCCGACCTCGGTGCTCACCGCACGCGAGGACCAGGTGCTCAAGCTGATCGCCGAGGGCCGCTCGTCGCGCGAGATCGCCAAGGAGCTCCACATCGCGCTCAAGACCGTCGAGGGCCACCGCGCCAACATCCTCGGCAAGCTCGGCATGCGCGACCGGGTCGAGCTGACGCGCTACGCCATCAGGGCCGGGCTGATCGAGCCCTGA
- a CDS encoding carbamate kinase, which yields MRVLLALGGNAMTNADGRARPEDQIAAAGVAMAAVAGLLEHDHEVVVTHGNGPQVGNLLVKNELAASVVPPVPLDWCGAQTQATLGFVLMDALDRELAARGVDRRSAAVVTRTLVDADDPGFTTPTKPIGRHLPEAEARVLIEHGETWEDRGDKGWRRVVASPEPLEILDAPAVLALIEAGFVVVANGGGGIPHVRFPDGSLGGVEAVIDKDLGAALLAGTTSADVMVIATDVPNAVIGWGTPDARPLGTVTLEEMRAYAADGHFASGSMGPKVDAVCRFVEDTGRRGVITSLDQITSAVAGDAGTVVVPA from the coding sequence ATGAGGGTCCTGCTCGCGCTCGGCGGAAACGCCATGACGAACGCCGACGGCCGCGCGCGTCCCGAGGACCAGATCGCTGCTGCCGGCGTCGCCATGGCCGCTGTCGCGGGTCTGCTCGAGCACGACCACGAGGTCGTCGTCACCCACGGCAACGGCCCCCAGGTCGGCAACCTCCTCGTCAAGAACGAGCTCGCCGCCTCCGTCGTGCCTCCCGTCCCGCTGGACTGGTGCGGCGCGCAGACGCAGGCGACCCTCGGGTTCGTGCTGATGGACGCGCTCGATCGCGAGCTGGCCGCGCGGGGCGTGGACCGGCGCAGTGCCGCCGTGGTGACCCGCACGCTCGTCGACGCCGACGACCCCGGCTTCACGACCCCGACGAAGCCGATCGGCCGGCACCTGCCCGAGGCCGAGGCGCGCGTGCTCATCGAGCACGGCGAGACGTGGGAGGACCGCGGCGACAAGGGCTGGCGACGCGTGGTCGCCTCGCCCGAGCCGCTCGAGATCCTCGACGCGCCCGCCGTGCTCGCGCTGATCGAGGCCGGCTTCGTCGTCGTCGCCAACGGCGGCGGCGGCATCCCGCACGTGCGCTTCCCCGACGGCTCGCTCGGAGGGGTCGAGGCGGTCATCGACAAGGACCTCGGCGCCGCCCTGCTGGCCGGCACGACCAGCGCCGACGTCATGGTGATCGCCACCGACGTCCCGAACGCCGTCATCGGCTGGGGCACCCCCGACGCACGCCCGCTCGGGACCGTGACGCTCGAGGAGATGAGGGCGTACGCCGCCGACGGCCACTTCGCGTCCGGCTCGATGGGACCCAAGGTGGACGCCGTCTGCCGGTTCGTCGAGGACACAGGCAGGCGCGGCGTCATCACCAGCCTCGACCAGATCACCTCCGCCGTCGCCGGCGACGCCGGCACCGTCGTCGTACCCGCATAA
- a CDS encoding NAD(P)H-binding protein, producing the protein MPALRVAVVGGHGKTGRAVCDALGAVDVGALPLGRADWPDLAAAAAGCEAAYVIAPNLHPDEPAYVGEVLTALIEAGIRRVVYHSVASPYAPSMPHHLGKAASEDLVRRSDLDWTILQPGAYLQNLDLTAAIDLPYSPDRPFGFLDLTDLGRAAAVVLTQPGHVGATYELASRVATVRELATGAGVEVRHVPDPKTHPGLSAMFEYYDDHGLLVGTRTLAALLG; encoded by the coding sequence ATGCCCGCGCTGCGCGTCGCCGTGGTCGGTGGTCACGGCAAGACCGGCCGTGCCGTGTGCGACGCGCTGGGCGCCGTCGACGTGGGGGCGCTGCCGCTGGGTCGCGCCGACTGGCCGGACCTCGCGGCAGCGGCCGCCGGTTGCGAGGCGGCGTACGTCATCGCGCCCAACCTCCACCCCGACGAGCCGGCGTACGTCGGCGAGGTGCTGACCGCGCTCATCGAGGCGGGGATCCGGCGGGTGGTCTACCACTCGGTGGCCTCGCCCTACGCGCCGTCGATGCCGCACCACCTCGGCAAGGCCGCCAGCGAGGACCTCGTCCGCCGCTCCGACCTGGACTGGACGATCCTCCAGCCGGGCGCCTACCTGCAGAACCTCGACCTCACCGCCGCGATCGACCTGCCGTACTCGCCCGACCGGCCGTTCGGCTTCCTCGACCTCACCGACCTGGGCCGGGCCGCGGCGGTCGTGCTGACCCAGCCCGGCCACGTCGGGGCGACCTACGAGCTCGCCAGTCGGGTCGCGACGGTGCGCGAGCTCGCGACCGGGGCCGGCGTCGAGGTCCGGCACGTCCCCGACCCGAAGACGCACCCGGGGCTCTCGGCGATGTTCGAGTACTACGACGACCACGGGCTCCTCGTCGGCACGCGTACGCTCGCGGCCCTGCTCGGCTGA
- a CDS encoding TrkA C-terminal domain-containing protein: MSDTPYLLEVAVSVALLASAIGFAIGLAVGRGRQPRWQEKGSFVHKVSIGFADLDRLDAVMLRFEVESGSRLQGVEIGELRLPERSGVAIVTRGKHVFVPDDRSVLRTGDQVLVVAALGQVSAVEERLRSVSRYGRLATWAEDMDDHSGSVRAFGVRRRSGVTAA, translated from the coding sequence ATGAGCGACACGCCCTACCTCCTCGAGGTCGCCGTCTCCGTCGCGCTGCTCGCCTCGGCGATCGGCTTCGCGATCGGCCTGGCCGTCGGCCGTGGCCGCCAGCCGCGCTGGCAGGAGAAGGGCAGCTTCGTGCACAAGGTGTCGATCGGCTTCGCCGACCTCGACCGGCTCGACGCGGTGATGCTCCGCTTCGAGGTCGAGAGCGGCTCGCGCCTGCAGGGCGTGGAGATCGGCGAGCTGCGGCTGCCCGAGCGCTCGGGCGTCGCGATCGTCACCCGCGGCAAGCACGTCTTCGTCCCCGACGACCGCAGCGTGCTGCGCACGGGCGACCAGGTGCTCGTCGTCGCCGCGCTCGGCCAGGTCAGCGCGGTCGAGGAGCGGTTGCGGTCGGTGAGCCGCTACGGCCGGCTCGCCACGTGGGCGGAGGACATGGACGACCACTCCGGCTCGGTCCGCGCGTTCGGCGTCCGTCGCCGGTCGGGGGTCACGGCCGCGTGA
- a CDS encoding ArsB/NhaD family transporter, with translation MILTSAALAVFIVAYALIATERVHRVAAALGGVAGMVVLGLVDAETAFFHEHTGVDWNVIFLLFGMMIIVGVLKQTGLFEFLALWAAQKSGGEPYKLLVLLVLITAAVSPILDNVTCVLLVAPVTLSVTRRLGLPPAPYLISLILASNIGGMSTLIGDPPNIIIGSRAGLSFTDFLVHALPLTIILLVLFVVMAKWLFRKDLDHVADVHGLDDLSPGDAITNVRMLRKCLVVLVLVMVAFGLHTVLHLDPSVVAMMGAGAMVLVSRTEPEEFLEEVEWDTLAFFMALFVLVGALVQVGVIGAISEWAAEAMGGRELLGATALLFGSGIVGAFVDNIPYTTATVPVVEEMVASTSASGADSPLWWAFVFGADLGGNATAVAAGANVVVLGIAAKAGEPISFWGFTKYGVVVTAMTLVVAWGWVYLRYFAFV, from the coding sequence GTGATCCTCACCTCGGCCGCCCTGGCGGTCTTCATCGTCGCGTACGCCCTCATCGCGACCGAGCGCGTGCACCGCGTCGCGGCCGCGCTCGGCGGTGTCGCCGGCATGGTCGTCCTCGGCCTCGTCGACGCCGAGACCGCGTTCTTCCACGAGCACACGGGCGTCGACTGGAACGTCATCTTCCTGCTCTTCGGGATGATGATCATCGTCGGCGTGCTCAAGCAGACCGGCCTCTTCGAGTTCCTCGCCCTGTGGGCCGCGCAGAAGTCGGGCGGTGAGCCCTACAAGCTGCTCGTGCTGCTGGTGCTCATCACGGCCGCGGTCTCGCCGATCCTCGACAACGTGACCTGCGTGCTGCTGGTCGCCCCGGTCACGCTGTCGGTCACCCGGCGGCTCGGCCTGCCACCGGCGCCGTACCTCATCTCCCTGATCCTGGCCTCCAACATCGGCGGCATGTCGACCCTCATCGGCGACCCGCCCAACATCATCATCGGCAGCCGCGCGGGGCTGAGCTTCACCGACTTCCTCGTCCACGCGCTGCCGCTCACGATCATCCTGCTGGTGCTCTTCGTGGTGATGGCGAAGTGGCTCTTCCGCAAGGACCTCGACCACGTCGCCGACGTGCACGGGCTCGACGACCTGAGCCCGGGCGACGCGATCACCAACGTCCGGATGCTGCGCAAGTGCCTGGTCGTGCTCGTCCTGGTGATGGTCGCCTTCGGCCTGCACACCGTGCTCCACCTCGACCCGTCGGTCGTCGCGATGATGGGTGCCGGTGCGATGGTGCTGGTCTCGCGCACCGAGCCCGAGGAGTTCCTCGAGGAGGTCGAGTGGGACACCCTCGCCTTCTTCATGGCGCTCTTCGTGCTGGTCGGCGCGCTCGTGCAGGTCGGCGTCATCGGCGCGATCAGCGAGTGGGCCGCCGAGGCGATGGGCGGGCGCGAGCTGCTCGGCGCGACCGCGCTCCTGTTCGGCTCGGGCATCGTCGGCGCCTTCGTCGACAACATCCCCTACACGACCGCCACCGTCCCGGTCGTCGAGGAGATGGTCGCCAGCACCTCCGCCTCCGGCGCGGACAGCCCGCTCTGGTGGGCCTTCGTCTTCGGCGCCGACCTCGGCGGCAACGCGACCGCGGTCGCCGCCGGCGCCAACGTCGTGGTGCTCGGCATCGCCGCCAAGGCGGGGGAGCCGATCAGCTTCTGGGGCTTCACCAAGTACGGCGTCGTGGTGACCGCGATGACGCTGGTCGTGGCGTGGGGCTGGGTTTACCTCCGCTACTTCGCCTTCGTCTGA
- a CDS encoding ATP-dependent helicase, whose protein sequence is MTTYRLVRPEREVVVPTLDEHQQRVVDHEGGPLLVLAGPGTGKTTTLVEAIVDRLEHRGAPPDSVLALTFSRKAAEQLRDRVTARVARTTSAAACSTFHSFAYALVRKYAPAELYEGAIRLLSAPEADVVLRELLRDNPESVVWPDALRRAVGTRGFVREVQAVLARAREKGLDPAGLRALGIEHELPELIAAGLFLEQYLTVLDNLGATDYSDLIRRAVIEAEAHRDELRARYAHVFVDEYQDTDPGQVALLRAIAGDGRNLTVVGDPHQSIYGFRGADVRGILDFPAAFPTSAGDAAPVVVLRRTRRFGPRILLGAGRVASRLTLTGSIDGAAREAFLSPEAVPGPQGDGRVEVMTYDTERAEAERLADLLRRAHLEDGIAWDRMAVLVRSGRTSIPPLRRALAAAGVPVEVATDDLPLVHDPAVVPLLDGLRAVVNLDNDDPDSPGFLDPGRIESLLLSPLGGLDASDLRALTRRLRTREKELPDATARRTSRELLRLALVEDGFLDGIEGPDVERAVALAALLRAGARMLEEKAGAEDLLWHLWSSTSWPERLRRQVDLGGAATRRAHRDLDAVVALFELASRVVDQRDHTGVGAFFANLVDQQLPADTLAERGVRGKSVRLLTAHRSKGLEWDLVVVAHVQQEGWPDLRRRTTLLGADRIGVDASGHPDLVPPLTARALLMEERRLFYVACTRARRRLVVSAVRSPDDDGEQPSRFLEELGVTIEHHDGRPPRPLSLGGLVAELRRNAADPSVSPALREAAARRLAALAVEEVDGRRLVPTADPSTWWGTRSATRSVEPIRDPERPVPISASMLDSILLCPAQWFFEREAGGVSAVHQSANLGQVLHALAERVAVGDLPPEVDPLMAEVEAIWDRLAFRTPWSRQRELARIRKAVGRFVQWHLANPREVLGAEQRFQGVVDVDGRPVMLTGYADRLEIDDAGRVVVVDFKSARTAPSGPAVAGNLQLALYQYAVDAGALDEEGGRSFASGGAELVQLGIDDDSSSAKVQAQPAHSADGAERTALRDGLARAAALVRAESFPATAGPHCRDCPFVALCPAKGAGSVTVQ, encoded by the coding sequence ATGACGACGTACCGGCTGGTCCGCCCCGAGCGCGAGGTCGTCGTGCCCACGCTCGACGAGCACCAGCAGCGCGTCGTCGACCACGAGGGCGGTCCGCTCCTCGTCCTCGCCGGTCCCGGCACCGGCAAGACCACGACGCTCGTCGAGGCGATCGTCGACCGGCTCGAGCACCGCGGCGCCCCGCCCGACTCGGTGCTCGCGCTCACCTTCTCCCGCAAGGCCGCCGAGCAGCTCCGCGACCGGGTCACCGCACGGGTGGCGCGCACGACCTCTGCCGCCGCCTGCTCGACCTTCCACTCCTTCGCCTACGCACTGGTCCGGAAGTACGCGCCCGCCGAGCTCTACGAGGGTGCGATCCGGCTGCTGTCGGCGCCCGAGGCCGACGTCGTGCTGCGCGAGCTGCTGCGCGACAACCCCGAGTCGGTCGTGTGGCCCGACGCCCTGCGCCGCGCGGTCGGCACCCGCGGGTTCGTCCGCGAGGTGCAGGCGGTGCTCGCCCGCGCGCGCGAGAAGGGGCTCGACCCGGCCGGCCTGCGCGCGCTCGGCATCGAGCACGAGCTGCCCGAGCTGATCGCCGCCGGGCTCTTCCTCGAGCAGTACCTCACCGTCCTCGACAACCTCGGGGCCACCGACTACTCCGACCTCATCCGCCGCGCGGTGATCGAGGCCGAGGCGCACCGCGACGAGCTGCGGGCGCGCTACGCGCACGTCTTCGTGGACGAGTACCAGGACACCGACCCCGGCCAGGTCGCCCTGCTCCGGGCGATCGCGGGCGACGGGCGCAACCTCACGGTGGTGGGCGACCCGCACCAGTCGATCTACGGCTTCCGCGGGGCTGACGTCCGCGGCATCCTCGACTTCCCCGCGGCCTTCCCGACCTCGGCCGGCGACGCCGCGCCCGTGGTGGTGCTGCGGCGCACGCGTCGCTTCGGCCCGCGGATCCTGCTCGGCGCCGGTCGGGTCGCGAGCCGGCTGACGCTGACCGGCAGCATCGACGGCGCGGCGCGCGAGGCGTTCCTCTCGCCCGAGGCGGTGCCCGGTCCGCAGGGCGACGGCCGCGTCGAGGTGATGACCTACGACACCGAGCGTGCCGAGGCCGAGCGGCTCGCAGACCTGCTGCGCCGCGCACACCTCGAGGACGGCATCGCCTGGGACCGGATGGCCGTGCTCGTGCGCTCCGGTCGCACCAGCATCCCGCCGCTGCGACGCGCGCTGGCAGCCGCCGGCGTGCCCGTCGAGGTCGCCACCGACGACCTGCCGCTCGTCCACGACCCCGCGGTGGTGCCCCTGCTCGACGGCCTCCGCGCGGTGGTCAACCTCGACAACGACGACCCCGACTCGCCCGGGTTCCTCGACCCCGGGCGCATCGAGTCGCTGCTGCTCTCACCGCTCGGCGGTCTCGACGCGTCCGACCTGCGTGCCCTCACCCGCCGCCTCCGCACGCGCGAGAAGGAGCTGCCCGACGCCACGGCCCGACGCACCAGCCGCGAGCTGCTCCGGCTCGCGCTCGTCGAGGACGGCTTCCTCGACGGGATCGAGGGCCCCGACGTGGAGCGCGCCGTCGCGCTCGCCGCGCTGCTGCGCGCGGGCGCCCGGATGCTGGAGGAGAAGGCCGGCGCGGAGGACCTGCTCTGGCACCTCTGGTCGAGCACGTCGTGGCCCGAGCGGCTCCGTCGCCAGGTCGACCTCGGCGGCGCGGCCACCCGCCGGGCACACCGCGACCTCGACGCCGTCGTCGCGCTCTTCGAGCTCGCCTCGCGCGTCGTGGACCAGCGCGACCACACGGGAGTCGGGGCGTTCTTCGCCAACCTCGTCGACCAGCAGCTGCCGGCCGACACGCTCGCCGAGCGCGGCGTGCGCGGCAAGTCGGTCCGGCTCCTCACGGCGCACCGGTCGAAGGGCCTGGAGTGGGACCTCGTCGTGGTCGCCCACGTGCAGCAGGAGGGTTGGCCCGACCTGCGACGTCGCACGACCCTCCTCGGCGCCGACCGCATCGGTGTGGACGCCTCCGGGCACCCCGACCTCGTCCCGCCCCTCACGGCCCGGGCGCTCCTGATGGAGGAGCGCCGGCTGTTCTACGTAGCCTGCACCCGCGCCCGCCGCCGCCTCGTGGTCAGCGCGGTGCGCTCGCCCGACGACGACGGCGAGCAGCCCTCCCGCTTCCTCGAGGAGCTCGGCGTCACCATCGAGCACCATGACGGTCGCCCGCCGCGCCCGCTGTCCCTCGGCGGCCTCGTCGCCGAGCTCCGCCGCAACGCCGCCGACCCGTCCGTGTCGCCCGCGCTCCGCGAGGCCGCGGCCCGGCGTCTGGCCGCCCTCGCGGTCGAGGAGGTCGACGGCCGTCGGCTCGTCCCGACGGCCGACCCGTCGACCTGGTGGGGCACGCGCAGCGCCACGCGGTCGGTCGAGCCGATCCGCGACCCCGAGCGCCCCGTGCCGATCTCGGCCAGCATGCTCGACTCGATCCTGCTCTGCCCGGCGCAGTGGTTCTTCGAGCGCGAGGCCGGCGGCGTCTCGGCCGTCCACCAGTCCGCGAACCTCGGCCAGGTGCTCCACGCCCTCGCCGAGCGCGTGGCGGTGGGCGACCTGCCGCCCGAGGTCGACCCGCTGATGGCCGAGGTCGAGGCGATCTGGGACCGCCTCGCCTTCCGCACGCCGTGGTCGCGCCAGCGCGAGCTCGCCCGCATCCGCAAGGCGGTCGGCCGGTTCGTCCAGTGGCACCTCGCCAACCCCCGCGAGGTCCTCGGCGCCGAGCAGCGCTTCCAGGGCGTGGTCGACGTCGACGGACGACCGGTGATGCTGACCGGCTACGCCGACCGGCTCGAGATCGACGACGCCGGTCGTGTGGTGGTCGTCGACTTCAAGAGCGCCCGCACCGCACCGTCCGGGCCAGCCGTCGCCGGCAACCTCCAGCTCGCCCTCTACCAGTACGCCGTCGACGCCGGCGCGCTCGACGAGGAGGGCGGTCGCTCGTTCGCCTCCGGTGGTGCCGAGCTCGTGCAGCTCGGCATCGACGACGACTCCTCCAGCGCCAAGGTCCAGGCGCAGCCGGCCCACTCCGCCGACGGGGCCGAGCGCACCGCGCTGCGCGACGGACTGGCCCGCGCGGCCGCGCTCGTCCGCGCCGAGAGCTTCCCGGCGACCGCCGGACCGCACTGTCGCGACTGCCCGTTCGTCGCCCTCTGCCCGGCCAAGGGCGCGGGGAGCGTGACCGTCCAGTGA
- a CDS encoding sensor histidine kinase — protein sequence MRLPSHLPLFWTICLINGAVFVLGALLLVLSPASVSADPVPSELVVIAIGLGVMILTNALLIRWALAPLHRLIQRLGDIEHLEPTRLPEEGSGPIRGITTSVNGLLARLAEERRDGDARALAAQEAERHRIAQELHDEVGQGLTVVLLGLKQVEQRAPAELVEELHALRESTRAGLDDVRRVARRLRPGVLEDLGLTSALAALATDFADHSPAPVRRSFAPGLPTLSPEAEVVVYRVAQEALTNAARHADAHEVELSLQKLGGSVVLEVRDDGRGFSGLTEGSGLMGMRERAALVRAELSVISQPRRGTTVRLRVPVGGEVVG from the coding sequence ATGCGCCTGCCCAGCCACCTCCCGTTGTTCTGGACGATCTGTCTGATCAACGGTGCGGTCTTCGTGCTCGGCGCGCTGCTGCTCGTGCTGTCGCCGGCGAGCGTCTCGGCCGACCCGGTGCCCTCGGAGCTGGTCGTGATCGCGATCGGGCTCGGGGTCATGATCCTGACGAACGCCCTGCTGATCCGGTGGGCCCTGGCCCCGCTGCACCGGCTGATCCAGCGTCTCGGCGACATCGAGCACCTCGAGCCGACCCGGCTGCCCGAGGAGGGGTCGGGCCCGATCCGCGGCATCACGACGAGCGTCAACGGCCTGCTCGCCCGGCTCGCCGAGGAGCGCCGCGACGGCGACGCCCGGGCGCTGGCCGCACAGGAGGCCGAGCGGCACCGCATCGCCCAGGAGCTGCACGACGAGGTCGGGCAGGGGCTGACCGTCGTCCTGCTCGGGCTCAAGCAGGTCGAGCAGCGCGCGCCCGCAGAGCTGGTCGAGGAGCTGCACGCGCTGCGCGAGAGCACCCGCGCCGGCCTCGACGACGTACGACGCGTGGCGCGGCGGCTGCGACCCGGGGTGCTCGAGGACCTCGGCCTCACCAGCGCCCTCGCCGCCCTCGCCACCGACTTCGCCGACCACAGCCCGGCGCCGGTGCGGCGCTCGTTCGCCCCCGGGCTCCCCACGCTCAGCCCGGAGGCGGAGGTCGTGGTCTACCGCGTCGCCCAGGAGGCGCTCACCAACGCCGCCCGGCACGCCGACGCCCACGAGGTCGAGCTCTCCCTGCAGAAGCTCGGCGGCTCGGTCGTGCTGGAGGTGCGCGACGACGGCCGCGGGTTCAGCGGGCTCACCGAGGGATCCGGGCTGATGGGGATGCGCGAGCGGGCCGCGCTGGTGCGTGCCGAGCTGTCGGTGATCAGCCAGCCCCGACGGGGTACGACGGTCCGGCTGCGCGTGCCCGTCGGCGGCGAGGTGGTCGGATGA
- a CDS encoding ring-opening amidohydrolase: protein MPSAIEVRKVPIHSVSDASELTKLIDEGVIAADRVIAIIGKTEGNGGVNDYTRIIADRAFREALVAKGADAEQVKGIPIVWSGGTDGVISPHATIFATTDAEPSDEPRLTVGFAMSEVLLPEDIGRTAMVSKVAAAVEVAMERAGITDASDVHYVQTKTPLLTLSTIEDAKSRGKDVFTEDTLYSMDVSNGGTALGIAVALGEIEMPTDEQVLRDRDLFSSVASCSSGVELDRAQVVVVGNATGVGGNYRIGHSVMDDALDADGIWDAIRSAGLDLPERPRTEDLDGRLVNVFLKCEASADGKVRGRRNAMLDDSDVHWHRQIKAAVGGVTASVTGDPAVFVSVSAAHQGPEGGGPVAAIVDLS from the coding sequence ATGCCCAGCGCCATCGAAGTACGCAAGGTCCCGATCCACTCCGTCTCCGACGCCTCCGAGCTGACGAAGCTCATCGACGAGGGTGTCATCGCGGCCGACCGCGTCATCGCGATCATCGGCAAGACCGAGGGCAACGGCGGCGTCAACGACTACACCCGGATCATCGCCGACCGGGCGTTCCGCGAGGCGCTGGTCGCCAAGGGGGCCGACGCCGAGCAGGTCAAGGGCATCCCGATCGTGTGGTCGGGCGGCACCGACGGCGTGATCAGCCCCCACGCCACCATCTTCGCGACCACCGACGCCGAGCCCAGCGACGAGCCGCGGCTGACGGTCGGCTTCGCGATGAGCGAGGTGCTCCTGCCCGAGGACATCGGCCGCACGGCGATGGTGTCGAAGGTCGCCGCCGCCGTCGAGGTGGCGATGGAGCGCGCGGGCATCACCGACGCCTCCGACGTCCACTACGTGCAGACGAAGACCCCGCTGCTCACGCTCTCGACGATCGAGGACGCCAAGTCGCGCGGCAAGGACGTGTTCACCGAGGACACGCTCTACTCGATGGACGTCTCCAACGGCGGTACGGCCCTCGGCATCGCCGTCGCCCTCGGCGAGATCGAGATGCCGACCGACGAGCAGGTCCTGCGCGACCGCGACCTCTTCTCCAGCGTCGCCTCGTGCTCCTCCGGCGTCGAGCTCGACCGCGCCCAGGTCGTCGTCGTCGGCAACGCCACCGGTGTCGGCGGCAACTACCGGATCGGCCACTCGGTCATGGACGACGCGCTCGACGCCGACGGCATCTGGGACGCCATCCGCTCCGCCGGCCTCGACCTGCCCGAGCGTCCGCGCACCGAGGACCTCGACGGCCGCCTGGTCAACGTGTTCCTCAAGTGCGAGGCGTCGGCCGACGGCAAGGTGCGTGGGCGTCGCAACGCGATGCTCGACGACTCCGACGTGCACTGGCACCGCCAGATCAAGGCGGCCGTGGGCGGCGTCACCGCGTCGGTCACCGGCGACCCCGCGGTCTTCGTCTCGGTCTCCGCGGCCCACCAGGGACCCGAGGGCGGCGGCCCGGTCGCCGCCATCGTCGACCTCTCCTGA